One Cryobacterium psychrophilum DNA segment encodes these proteins:
- a CDS encoding sigma-54-dependent Fis family transcriptional regulator: MPETAARRRRIAAARADFLRFDGTGAHARTAPVPDVVAGIVAASWQRSFSAGVNAATAQAVFHDDLDLTSRLMRCSKPVIARLSDDMAQMPLSIVLTDARARILSRSETNRTIGTLLDQVSLAPGFNYAEGVVGTNGIGTVLESGQSLYIVGPEHFNENLQSFACAGSPIRDPLTGRVEGVLDISCLSEDSSPLMRSVVQSAAHEIERNLLVDRSQRQQALFEAYVRADARTRGAVMAVGGTMVMGNAIAQSLFEPAEQWAIHEHARYLLTRRGQPIDQIELTSGKVVNLRGTRVGTGDNLAGIVLLVDIESEAARVPFVLPAAATGAITPVAGPIAPADDVDRSLLAKRTYTGIVDALQQRRSLIVGGEAGSGKLSVLVDLFHRVVPTGRTRVYASTGLSVPAPSEDLPSGTEPMLFVFTNIDQLTEPAVDDLDRFLVLLAASERPLSIAATMSGTDLDPALPFTRLLARFEASVTVAPLRHRLDDLPVIATRVLANLAGPRHVSLSPGAMRVLSRYTWPRNIRQLEEALEAALLKRPVGEIQPEDLPGYCHTGARRLLSPMEAGERDLIIRALRDADGNRVRTAEALGIARSSLYRKLKTFGIDAA, translated from the coding sequence ATGCCCGAAACGGCCGCTCGGCGACGACGGATTGCGGCTGCCCGCGCCGATTTTCTGCGATTCGATGGCACGGGGGCACACGCGCGCACCGCGCCGGTACCCGACGTGGTCGCGGGGATCGTGGCCGCATCATGGCAGCGGTCATTCTCGGCCGGAGTCAACGCCGCCACCGCGCAGGCGGTCTTTCACGATGACCTCGACCTCACGAGTCGACTCATGCGTTGCTCCAAACCCGTGATCGCCCGGCTCAGCGACGACATGGCCCAGATGCCGCTGAGTATCGTACTCACCGATGCCCGGGCGAGAATTCTGAGCCGCTCGGAAACCAACAGGACGATCGGCACCCTGCTCGACCAGGTGTCCCTTGCCCCCGGGTTCAACTATGCCGAGGGCGTCGTGGGCACGAACGGAATCGGTACCGTGCTGGAGTCCGGCCAATCCCTGTACATCGTGGGCCCGGAGCATTTCAACGAGAATCTTCAGTCGTTCGCCTGCGCCGGCAGCCCGATCCGGGACCCGCTCACCGGGCGAGTGGAGGGCGTGCTCGACATCAGTTGCCTGAGCGAGGACTCAAGCCCCCTCATGCGTTCCGTCGTGCAATCGGCCGCGCACGAAATCGAGCGGAACCTTCTCGTTGACCGCAGCCAGCGCCAGCAGGCTCTCTTCGAGGCCTACGTTCGAGCGGATGCCCGCACGCGTGGTGCCGTCATGGCCGTCGGTGGCACCATGGTCATGGGAAATGCCATTGCCCAGAGCCTTTTCGAGCCGGCCGAACAATGGGCGATCCACGAACACGCCCGTTACCTGCTCACCCGCCGGGGCCAGCCCATTGACCAGATCGAGCTGACCAGCGGGAAGGTCGTGAATCTCCGCGGCACACGGGTAGGGACAGGCGATAATCTGGCCGGAATCGTGCTGCTCGTTGATATTGAGAGCGAGGCGGCGCGGGTGCCGTTCGTGCTCCCGGCGGCGGCCACTGGTGCGATCACGCCGGTCGCCGGTCCGATCGCCCCGGCCGATGACGTTGACCGTTCGCTGCTCGCCAAACGCACCTATACCGGCATCGTCGATGCGCTGCAGCAGCGCCGGAGTCTAATCGTGGGGGGTGAGGCGGGGAGCGGCAAGCTCTCCGTGCTGGTCGACCTTTTCCATCGTGTCGTTCCGACCGGGCGAACCAGGGTCTACGCGTCGACCGGGCTGAGCGTTCCCGCGCCGTCCGAGGACCTGCCGTCCGGCACCGAGCCCATGCTGTTCGTGTTCACGAACATTGACCAGCTGACGGAACCGGCCGTCGACGACCTCGATCGTTTCCTCGTTCTGTTGGCGGCGAGCGAGCGTCCACTCAGCATCGCGGCGACGATGAGCGGAACGGATCTCGACCCGGCGCTGCCGTTCACCCGCCTGCTGGCGAGGTTCGAGGCATCCGTGACGGTGGCCCCGCTCCGCCACCGACTCGACGACCTTCCCGTCATCGCCACCCGCGTGCTCGCCAATCTCGCCGGTCCGCGGCATGTGAGTCTCAGCCCGGGGGCCATGCGCGTACTCTCTCGCTACACGTGGCCACGAAATATTCGCCAACTAGAAGAAGCACTTGAGGCGGCTCTTCTCAAACGGCCCGTCGGCGAGATCCAGCCGGAAGACCTTCCCGGCTACTGCCACACCGGGGCCAGGCGGCTGCTCTCGCCCATGGAGGCGGGCGAGCGCGACCTTATTATCAGGGCCCTTCGCGATGCCGACGGCAACCGGGTACGCACCGCGGAAGCACTCGGAATCGCCCGGTCGTCCCTGTATCGCAAGCTGAAGACCTTTGGCATCGATGCGGCCTGA
- a CDS encoding substrate-binding periplasmic protein: protein MNNLGRSFAGVALVTGLVATLAACSAAEPTNVADDCTPDYVFSTIESGTLTVGLTEIPPFSYTDNGDATGVDVDIVSAFADANCLTVDYVPVTYSAAVPAVESKRIDLTIGDWYRTAARSEIVNFTAPNYLDEFSVISETGITTVEGLVGQKVGTVEGYLWVDDLRTLLDSDLQVYPSSVELKQDIEAGRINVGVDAFGTSLYNFGDTDYQVTTVAPDERVLATVEAAQTGFPYTQDNTDMGIALDATIEDLHASGGMVDILEAHGLPASAEKVGEPRLIE from the coding sequence ATGAACAACTTAGGTCGTAGTTTTGCCGGAGTCGCACTCGTGACCGGACTTGTCGCCACCCTCGCAGCATGCAGCGCCGCCGAGCCCACAAACGTCGCCGACGATTGCACCCCTGATTACGTCTTTTCCACCATCGAGTCCGGCACGCTCACCGTGGGACTGACCGAAATTCCGCCGTTCAGCTACACCGACAATGGCGACGCGACCGGCGTGGACGTGGACATCGTCTCGGCCTTCGCCGACGCCAACTGTCTCACCGTGGACTACGTTCCCGTCACGTACAGCGCCGCGGTCCCCGCTGTCGAGAGCAAGCGCATCGACCTCACCATCGGCGACTGGTACCGCACGGCGGCTCGCTCCGAAATTGTGAACTTCACGGCCCCGAACTACCTCGACGAATTCAGCGTCATCTCGGAGACCGGCATCACCACGGTCGAAGGTCTGGTCGGGCAGAAGGTCGGAACGGTCGAGGGCTACCTCTGGGTCGATGACCTGCGCACCCTGCTCGATTCTGACCTGCAGGTCTACCCGTCGAGTGTGGAGCTGAAGCAGGACATCGAAGCCGGACGCATCAACGTGGGCGTGGATGCCTTCGGCACGTCGCTCTACAACTTCGGTGACACGGACTACCAGGTAACCACCGTGGCCCCCGACGAGCGCGTTCTCGCCACCGTTGAGGCTGCCCAGACCGGCTTCCCGTACACCCAGGACAACACCGACATGGGCATCGCCCTCGACGCCACGATCGAGGACCTGCACGCCTCGGGCGGCATGGTCGACATCCTGGAAGCCCACGGCCTGCCGGCATCCGCTGAAAAGGTCGGCGAGCCGCGCCTGATCGAGTAG
- a CDS encoding LON peptidase substrate-binding domain-containing protein — protein MPDVTDLPMFPLGSVLFPYMPVRLRVFEERYLVMLSRVLQAEPAEFGVVLIERGQEVGGGEHRFRYGTVARITQVGADEGVVALIAQGDRRIEVLDWLAEDPHPLARVREIADLEWNDRLLPLREEAETTVRRALARASEFADQQWAADVELSHDPVAAVWQLAAIAPVGPLDQVALLRSTTTSALLTAVIDLTVAASATLGEEWPGE, from the coding sequence GTGCCTGACGTGACCGACCTGCCCATGTTTCCGCTCGGATCCGTTCTGTTTCCCTACATGCCGGTTCGGTTGCGGGTGTTCGAGGAACGCTACCTGGTGATGCTGTCGCGGGTGCTCCAGGCGGAGCCCGCAGAATTCGGCGTGGTTCTGATCGAGCGTGGACAGGAAGTCGGCGGGGGTGAACACCGATTTCGCTACGGCACCGTCGCACGCATCACCCAGGTTGGGGCCGACGAGGGCGTTGTGGCCCTTATCGCCCAGGGCGATCGGCGAATCGAAGTGCTCGACTGGCTCGCGGAAGACCCGCATCCGCTGGCCCGGGTGCGTGAGATCGCCGACCTGGAGTGGAACGATCGCCTGCTGCCCCTTCGGGAGGAGGCCGAGACGACCGTGCGCCGTGCGCTGGCACGCGCCAGCGAATTCGCAGACCAGCAGTGGGCCGCAGACGTTGAGCTGTCCCATGACCCGGTGGCCGCCGTGTGGCAACTCGCGGCAATCGCGCCGGTTGGTCCCCTCGACCAGGTGGCCCTGCTGCGGTCGACGACAACGTCGGCGTTGCTCACCGCCGTGATCGACCTCACCGTGGCGGCGTCGGCAACCCTGGGAGAGGAGTGGCCGGGCGAATGA
- a CDS encoding amino acid ABC transporter ATP-binding protein — protein sequence MVSLRGVSKSYGDKVVFSDIDLDVAVGEVTAIIGPSGAGKSTLLRCINLLELPDKGEITIGDKTIKAGSTATNKEGEQLRRKAGMVFQHFNLFPHMNVLRNVSFAQERVLKRSRKEAEERSRLLLDRVGLADFADAYPARCSGGQQQRIAIARALAMDPEVMLFDEPTSALDPEVGLEVLAVMRELADEGMTMIVVTHETNFAKDVSDNLIVMADGKIIEQGDPGKILSHPEHERTKLFLRAVLGR from the coding sequence ATGGTGAGCCTCAGGGGTGTCTCCAAGAGCTACGGTGACAAAGTCGTCTTCAGCGATATCGACCTCGATGTCGCCGTGGGTGAAGTCACGGCCATCATCGGTCCCAGTGGCGCCGGCAAGAGCACACTGTTGCGCTGCATCAACCTGCTGGAACTCCCCGACAAGGGCGAGATCACCATCGGGGACAAGACCATCAAGGCCGGGTCCACTGCCACCAACAAAGAAGGTGAGCAACTGCGCCGCAAGGCCGGCATGGTTTTTCAGCACTTCAACCTCTTCCCGCACATGAATGTGCTGCGCAACGTCTCGTTTGCCCAGGAACGGGTACTCAAGCGCAGCCGCAAGGAGGCCGAGGAACGATCCCGGCTGCTCCTCGACCGTGTCGGGCTGGCTGATTTCGCCGACGCCTACCCGGCCCGCTGCTCCGGCGGCCAGCAGCAGCGCATCGCCATCGCCCGCGCCTTGGCGATGGACCCCGAGGTGATGCTGTTCGATGAGCCGACCTCAGCGCTTGACCCCGAGGTCGGCCTCGAAGTACTCGCGGTCATGCGGGAACTCGCCGACGAGGGCATGACCATGATCGTGGTGACCCACGAGACCAATTTCGCCAAGGATGTGTCGGACAACCTCATCGTGATGGCCGACGGCAAGATCATCGAACAGGGCGACCCCGGCAAGATTCTCTCTCATCCCGAACACGAGCGCACCAAGCTGTTCCTGCGCGCCGTGCTGGGTCGGTAG
- a CDS encoding amino acid ABC transporter permease, with protein MQHLQAVLLGVPMTLLITVAAVSIGAVLGVPLVVGLRAKNFVVRIVSRGLVDLIRGIPAIVWLFIIYFGVSIGAFRFNSTMAAIVGLGLISAAYFAEIYRGGISAVDMGQWEAGNALGVNRWTTFGHIIGPQAFRVSVPSMTSYAISLLKDSSIASTIGVTEIVFFTTQDARSNAGGLTVYLLAAAIYLALSVPLALLARRLDASLRKKVSR; from the coding sequence GTGCAACACCTGCAAGCAGTGCTCCTCGGCGTGCCGATGACCCTGCTGATCACGGTCGCCGCCGTCTCAATTGGAGCGGTGCTCGGGGTACCCCTCGTCGTCGGCCTCAGGGCCAAAAACTTCGTGGTGCGGATTGTCTCGCGCGGGCTCGTCGATTTGATCCGGGGCATCCCCGCGATCGTGTGGCTGTTCATCATCTACTTCGGCGTGAGTATCGGAGCCTTCCGCTTCAATTCCACGATGGCCGCGATCGTGGGCCTCGGCCTCATCTCCGCGGCCTACTTTGCCGAAATCTACCGCGGAGGCATCTCCGCGGTCGACATGGGCCAGTGGGAGGCCGGAAACGCCCTCGGTGTCAATCGCTGGACCACATTCGGCCATATCATCGGCCCGCAGGCCTTCCGGGTATCGGTTCCGTCGATGACGAGCTACGCCATCAGCCTGCTGAAAGACTCGTCGATCGCCTCCACCATCGGCGTCACGGAAATCGTTTTCTTCACGACCCAGGACGCGCGGTCCAATGCCGGCGGCCTCACCGTGTATCTGCTCGCCGCCGCCATCTACCTCGCTCTGAGCGTTCCGCTGGCACTGCTGGCGCGGCGTCTTGACGCCAGCCTGAGAAAGAAGGTATCTCGATGA
- a CDS encoding GntR family transcriptional regulator, translated as MTFSLDAQPGLQVLAQPASLRARVTDALRESLIAGKMQPGRIYSAPNLADMLGVSATPVREAMIDLAREGLVEAVRNKGFLVNQLLDRDLDDLTELRALIEVPTIGKVAALITPEQVAALRPLARQLNSTAISGDIREFIRADSAFHLQILAVAGNHQLVEEVRRLRNLSRLYGLGPLAESGELIATAQEHTELLDLLEVRDAVGAKILMERHFGHIRGVWAGLEEI; from the coding sequence ATGACGTTTTCGCTCGACGCCCAACCGGGGCTGCAGGTCCTGGCCCAGCCGGCCAGCCTGCGGGCACGCGTGACCGACGCCCTCCGGGAGTCGCTCATCGCCGGAAAAATGCAGCCGGGTCGAATCTACTCGGCTCCGAACCTGGCGGACATGCTCGGGGTATCGGCCACCCCGGTGCGCGAGGCCATGATCGACCTGGCCCGGGAGGGGCTCGTGGAGGCGGTTCGCAACAAGGGATTCTTGGTCAATCAGCTGCTCGACCGGGATCTCGACGACCTCACCGAGCTGCGGGCGCTGATCGAGGTGCCCACGATCGGCAAGGTCGCCGCCCTGATTACGCCGGAACAGGTGGCGGCGCTGCGCCCGCTGGCTCGGCAACTCAACAGCACCGCGATTTCCGGCGATATTCGCGAGTTCATTCGCGCGGACAGCGCGTTTCACCTGCAGATTCTGGCCGTGGCCGGCAACCACCAGCTTGTGGAAGAGGTGCGACGCCTGCGCAACCTGTCACGCCTCTACGGCCTCGGACCGTTGGCAGAGTCCGGCGAGCTGATCGCCACCGCTCAAGAACATACCGAGCTGCTCGACCTGCTCGAAGTCCGCGACGCCGTGGGCGCAAAAATACTGATGGAACGCCATTTCGGCCACATCAGGGGCGTGTGGGCCGGACTCGAAGAAATCTGA
- a CDS encoding ornithine cyclodeaminase family protein produces MHEGLSMKNAVLALATALRAGLDPHATPARGNIPLDRGSFLIMPGEFGDYAGVKILTVAPDNPAVNLPRIQGNYLLFESKTLRPVALIDGIALTLLRTPAVSALAVDLLAATDASTLLVFGTGPQTLYHVRAVAAVRELTRVTIVGRSAERTEELVATLRAEGFTASAGSADDVADAQIVVCCTSASEPLFDGALVRDDAVVVAMGSHDPASRETDDTLAARSRVYVEDIDTALREGGDVVVGIEHGCIDPADLVTLSQLACNGADPRTGPALFKSVGMGWQDLIIASALHAHRDAAHQ; encoded by the coding sequence GTGCACGAGGGCCTGTCGATGAAGAATGCCGTTCTCGCCCTGGCGACGGCGTTGCGTGCCGGGCTCGACCCGCACGCAACGCCGGCCCGTGGCAACATTCCACTTGACCGCGGAAGCTTTCTCATCATGCCGGGAGAGTTCGGCGACTATGCGGGCGTGAAGATCCTCACCGTCGCTCCCGATAACCCGGCCGTGAACCTGCCGCGCATTCAGGGAAACTACTTACTGTTCGAGTCGAAAACGCTGCGCCCCGTCGCGCTGATCGACGGCATCGCCCTCACCCTGCTGCGCACTCCGGCCGTTTCGGCCCTCGCGGTCGACCTGCTGGCCGCCACGGATGCCTCCACCCTGCTTGTCTTCGGGACCGGCCCCCAGACCCTCTACCACGTTCGTGCCGTGGCGGCCGTGCGAGAACTCACTCGGGTCACGATCGTCGGACGCTCCGCCGAACGGACCGAGGAGCTCGTCGCGACGCTGCGGGCCGAAGGCTTCACCGCCTCGGCCGGATCGGCCGATGATGTTGCCGATGCGCAGATCGTGGTGTGCTGCACGAGCGCCAGCGAACCGCTCTTTGACGGCGCCCTGGTGCGCGACGACGCGGTCGTCGTGGCGATGGGTTCGCACGATCCGGCCTCCCGCGAGACCGATGACACGCTGGCCGCGCGCAGCCGGGTCTATGTGGAAGACATCGACACGGCGCTCCGCGAAGGCGGCGACGTGGTCGTCGGCATCGAGCACGGCTGCATCGACCCGGCGGACCTGGTCACCCTGTCGCAGCTGGCCTGCAATGGTGCCGACCCGCGCACCGGCCCTGCCCTGTTCAAGAGCGTCGGCATGGGCTGGCAAGACCTGATCATCGCCAGCGCGCTGCACGCCCACCGCGACGCCGCCCACCAATAG
- a CDS encoding NAD(P)/FAD-dependent oxidoreductase, producing the protein MPDSKSASSRGPVDFERADDAGPTVTVIGGGVIGLTCALQLARSGYAVTVVAAEASEDTCSAVSAALWLPFEAAPKAAVIGWSRESFGYFAALSLDSDSGVTMNEGIALYRSEPHQDWWTAALEDSRDARPDELLGGAAAGTVCTMPFVKMPLYLPWLQEQCRAAGIRFVRERVQTLHGFAPDSDCIVVAAGLGSAELMADEEMTPIRGQVVRLSNPGLTDWILDDENPHGMLYIFPRGEDVICGGTTESGSWNTEEDPATTEAILRRARALVPALEDAEVLNAKVGLRPFRSATRVETAQQAGRTVVTCYGHGGAGVTMSWGCADEVVRLVRAEAGPPAGGYPAKPIYTP; encoded by the coding sequence GTGCCGGATTCGAAGAGCGCGAGCTCACGGGGCCCGGTCGACTTCGAGCGGGCCGACGACGCCGGACCGACCGTGACCGTCATCGGCGGCGGCGTGATCGGGCTCACGTGCGCCCTGCAGCTGGCCCGGTCGGGGTACGCGGTGACGGTCGTCGCCGCGGAAGCGTCGGAGGACACCTGCTCGGCGGTGTCCGCTGCGCTCTGGCTGCCCTTTGAGGCCGCCCCGAAGGCAGCGGTCATCGGCTGGTCTCGTGAGTCGTTCGGGTACTTCGCGGCGTTGTCGCTTGATTCCGACTCCGGGGTCACCATGAACGAGGGCATTGCGCTGTACCGCAGCGAACCGCACCAGGATTGGTGGACCGCGGCCTTGGAAGACTCCCGCGATGCCCGCCCGGACGAGTTGCTCGGCGGGGCGGCGGCGGGAACCGTGTGCACCATGCCGTTCGTGAAGATGCCCCTCTACCTGCCCTGGCTGCAGGAGCAGTGCCGCGCCGCCGGCATCCGTTTCGTGCGGGAGCGCGTGCAGACGCTGCACGGGTTCGCCCCCGACAGCGACTGCATCGTGGTCGCGGCCGGTCTGGGGTCAGCCGAGCTGATGGCTGACGAGGAGATGACGCCCATTCGTGGGCAGGTCGTTCGACTGAGCAATCCGGGCCTCACCGACTGGATCCTCGACGACGAGAACCCGCACGGAATGCTGTACATTTTTCCCCGCGGGGAGGATGTGATTTGCGGTGGAACCACCGAGTCCGGGTCCTGGAACACCGAGGAGGACCCCGCGACCACGGAGGCCATTCTTCGGCGCGCCCGCGCGCTTGTTCCCGCCCTCGAAGATGCCGAGGTGCTGAACGCCAAGGTGGGCCTGCGCCCATTTCGATCCGCAACGCGTGTGGAGACCGCACAGCAGGCCGGGCGAACGGTAGTCACCTGTTACGGCCACGGCGGCGCCGGCGTCACGATGAGCTGGGGCTGCGCCGATGAGGTGGTGCGTTTGGTTCGTGCAGAGGCAGGCCCGCCTGCCGGGGGATATCCGGCGAAGCCTATTTACACCCCGTAG
- a CDS encoding ABC-F family ATP-binding cassette domain-containing protein, translating into MTGTLVAKGLAGGYSHRTLFDSLDLTVAPGDVIGVVGVNGAGKSTLLRLLAGILSPQEGTVSLLPTDAFIGWLPQEHERLPGETVAVFIARRTGCAEATLDMDAAASALSDSEPAADGRDPAADGRDPADVYSAALDRWLASGAADLDDRLPVVLAELGLTLGTDVAGDALMTSLSGGQAARVGLAALLLSRFDVVLLDEPTNDLDLDGLERLETFVRGLRGGVVLVSHDREFLARCVTRVLELDLAQGANRVFGGGYDAYLEERETARRHKRDNYDEFAAKKADLVGRARTQREWSSQGVRNAMKKAPDNDKIRRKASSESSEKQGQKVRQMESRIARMEEVEEPRKEWQLEFTIGAAPRSSAVVSTLAAAVVQQGDFTLGPVSLQVNAGERIGITGPNGAGKSTLLRALLGRSTPASGTASVGASVRIGEIDQARTLLAGSEPLASSFEALVPDLPVAEVRTLLAKFGLKADHVNRPVDELSPGERTRAGLALLQARGVNLLVLDEPTNHLDLAAIEQLEQALDSYDGTLLLVTHDRRMLGNVRTDRHWHVEAGHVTEL; encoded by the coding sequence ATGACCGGAACACTCGTGGCCAAAGGCCTGGCCGGCGGGTACTCGCACCGCACACTTTTTGACTCGCTCGACCTGACGGTCGCCCCCGGGGACGTCATTGGCGTCGTGGGTGTGAACGGCGCGGGCAAGTCCACGCTGTTGCGCCTCCTCGCCGGCATTCTCAGCCCGCAGGAGGGAACCGTGAGCCTGCTGCCGACCGACGCCTTCATCGGCTGGTTGCCGCAGGAACATGAGCGCCTCCCCGGCGAGACCGTCGCCGTCTTCATCGCCCGGAGAACGGGATGCGCCGAGGCAACACTCGACATGGATGCTGCGGCATCCGCTCTCAGCGACAGCGAACCGGCTGCGGACGGCCGCGACCCGGCTGCGGACGGCCGCGACCCGGCTGACGTGTACTCCGCAGCGCTCGACCGCTGGCTCGCGAGCGGGGCGGCCGACCTCGACGACCGACTGCCCGTTGTGCTCGCGGAACTCGGACTCACCCTGGGAACCGACGTTGCCGGTGACGCCCTGATGACCTCGCTCTCCGGCGGCCAGGCCGCCAGGGTGGGGCTCGCCGCCCTGCTGCTCTCGCGCTTTGATGTCGTGCTGCTCGATGAACCCACGAACGACCTCGACCTCGACGGGCTGGAGCGCCTCGAAACCTTCGTGCGGGGCCTGCGCGGGGGCGTGGTGCTGGTCAGTCACGACCGCGAGTTTCTCGCTCGCTGCGTCACTCGCGTGCTCGAGCTCGATCTCGCCCAGGGTGCGAACAGGGTGTTTGGCGGCGGCTACGACGCATACCTTGAGGAGCGCGAAACCGCCCGTCGGCACAAACGCGACAACTACGACGAGTTCGCGGCGAAGAAGGCCGACCTGGTGGGTCGGGCCAGAACGCAGCGCGAGTGGTCGAGCCAGGGCGTACGCAATGCGATGAAGAAGGCTCCGGACAACGACAAGATTCGCCGCAAGGCCTCGTCGGAATCCAGCGAGAAGCAGGGCCAGAAGGTGCGTCAGATGGAGAGCCGCATCGCACGCATGGAGGAGGTCGAGGAGCCGCGCAAGGAGTGGCAGCTCGAGTTCACGATTGGTGCTGCCCCGCGGTCGAGCGCGGTGGTTTCCACGCTTGCGGCCGCGGTCGTTCAGCAGGGTGATTTCACGCTCGGTCCCGTGTCGCTGCAGGTGAATGCCGGTGAGCGCATCGGCATCACCGGACCCAACGGCGCCGGGAAGAGCACGCTGCTGCGGGCACTCCTGGGCCGATCGACGCCGGCTTCCGGCACCGCGAGCGTCGGTGCAAGCGTTCGCATCGGGGAGATCGACCAGGCCCGCACGCTGCTCGCCGGGTCCGAACCGCTCGCCAGCAGCTTTGAGGCCCTCGTCCCTGACCTGCCGGTGGCCGAGGTGCGTACCCTCCTGGCCAAGTTCGGGCTCAAGGCCGACCACGTGAATCGACCGGTCGACGAGCTGTCGCCGGGCGAACGCACCCGGGCCGGCCTGGCGCTGCTACAGGCGAGGGGAGTGAACCTGCTCGTTCTCGACGAGCCCACGAACCACCTCGACCTCGCGGCGATCGAACAGCTGGAACAGGCGCTTGACTCGTATGACGGCACGCTTCTGCTCGTGACACACGACCGGCGGATGCTCGGAAACGTTCGAACGGACCGCCACTGGCACGTGGAGGCCGGCCACGTCACCGAGCTGTAA
- a CDS encoding amino acid ABC transporter permease: MSVIADWIEWFPALANGLWLSVRITAVSLIVGLPVGLGLAVMAASQNRVARTISVVIVEIGRGAPALVVLQLFYFGLPSVGITLTSFVAACSALALTTAAFTSEILRAGLQAVPPGEVEACKTLGVSPRDTLRFVVIPQGLRIALPALMGFSILIFQATSLTFTIAVPELLSQAYSIGSTTFNYLSVLVLAGLLYAVITIPASWLVVSTEKRMSRHLSYAR; this comes from the coding sequence ATGAGTGTCATCGCGGACTGGATTGAGTGGTTTCCCGCTCTGGCCAATGGCCTGTGGCTCAGCGTGCGCATCACCGCTGTCAGCCTGATCGTGGGGCTGCCGGTTGGCCTGGGACTGGCCGTGATGGCCGCAAGCCAAAACCGGGTTGCGCGCACCATTTCGGTCGTGATCGTCGAAATCGGGCGCGGCGCACCGGCCCTGGTCGTACTGCAGCTTTTCTACTTCGGTCTGCCCAGCGTGGGTATCACCCTCACGTCATTCGTGGCGGCCTGTTCAGCCCTGGCGCTGACCACGGCGGCATTCACGAGTGAGATTCTGCGCGCCGGGCTGCAAGCCGTTCCCCCGGGTGAGGTCGAAGCCTGCAAGACGCTCGGCGTTTCCCCGCGGGATACCTTGCGTTTCGTTGTGATCCCGCAAGGTCTGCGGATCGCCCTGCCCGCACTGATGGGATTCAGCATCCTCATCTTCCAGGCCACCTCGCTCACCTTCACCATCGCGGTGCCCGAGCTCCTGAGCCAGGCATACTCGATCGGCTCCACCACGTTCAACTACCTCAGCGTGCTTGTTCTTGCCGGCCTGCTGTATGCCGTGATCACCATTCCGGCATCCTGGCTGGTGGTGAGCACCGAGAAAAGAATGTCCCGGCATCTCAGCTATGCGCGGTGA
- a CDS encoding DUF2461 domain-containing protein yields the protein MVTNPNVHFSASALDFLDELEHHNDREWFAENKPTYERELKSRMLEVAEAVNDTLAEFAPDHLRAPSKAMLRIYRDVRFAKDKSPYKTHVAAHWPRQGVEGSAGFFLQVGARSLMIAGGAWGPRPDQLAAIRRHILDHEQAVRGLLGDPHLTRLFEPMDGDALVRAPRGFSADHPALDLLRNRRWAFTAHLPGEAAESPDFIETIVERFRAVAPLVEFLNTPLTTLEVTRSLTKGRA from the coding sequence ATGGTCACCAACCCGAATGTGCATTTTTCCGCTTCCGCCCTCGACTTTCTTGACGAGCTTGAACACCACAATGATCGGGAGTGGTTCGCCGAGAACAAGCCGACATACGAGCGTGAGCTGAAATCCCGGATGCTTGAGGTGGCTGAAGCGGTCAACGACACGCTGGCCGAATTTGCTCCCGATCACCTGCGAGCGCCGAGTAAGGCCATGCTGCGCATCTACCGCGATGTGCGCTTCGCCAAGGATAAGAGCCCCTACAAGACGCACGTAGCCGCCCACTGGCCGCGACAGGGCGTCGAGGGCAGCGCCGGGTTCTTTCTGCAGGTGGGGGCGCGGTCGCTCATGATCGCCGGCGGCGCATGGGGTCCCCGGCCGGATCAGCTTGCAGCCATCCGCCGGCACATCCTCGACCACGAGCAGGCGGTGCGCGGCCTCCTCGGCGATCCGCACCTCACACGTCTGTTTGAGCCGATGGACGGCGACGCGCTCGTGCGTGCGCCGCGCGGATTCTCCGCCGATCATCCCGCCCTCGATCTGCTGCGAAACCGTCGCTGGGCGTTTACCGCGCACCTGCCCGGGGAAGCGGCCGAGAGCCCGGACTTCATCGAGACCATCGTCGAACGGTTTCGGGCGGTCGCGCCGCTGGTCGAGTTCCTGAATACGCCCCTGACCACCCTCGAGGTGACCCGCAGCCTCACGAAAGGACGTGCCTGA